A section of the Polyodon spathula isolate WHYD16114869_AA chromosome 51, ASM1765450v1, whole genome shotgun sequence genome encodes:
- the LOC121306971 gene encoding membrane-spanning 4-domains subfamily A member 4D-like gives MKTMPASAGGVVVVTQFYPQAPPDNGPPALAGVPRCQVFPSGSLCQPSGQLKRFLKGEPRVLGTVQIIVGVINILFGVVLSRTLWSVAVILGAPFWTGVFYIISGSLSVAADRTPRISLVKGTLAMNVLSSIAAGIGIIIYLVDLAVWSRCKSYPHHSSGRDDDSAVLFNSAAQGLKSVLLLFTILEFCVAISVSAFGCKAVCHGAQDQTPMVVIQSTCNTASAPSAGVQNIYSLAAPPFNPSYTPLPPDGVNPPPYKT, from the exons ATGAAGACGATGCCAGCGTCTGCCGGCGGGGTTGTGGTCGTCACCCAGTTTTACCCTCAAGCCCCCCCCGATAATGGCCCGCCAGCTCTCGCTGGGGTTCCGAGGTGCCAAGTGTTCCCCAGCGGCTCCCTGTGCCAGCCGTCAGGGCAGCTGAAGCGTTTCCTCAAAGGAGAGCCCAGAGTGCTGGGG aCTGTCCAGATAATTGTGGGCGTTATAAACATCCTGTTCGGAGTGGTTCTGTCGAGGACGCTGTGGTCCGTTGCAGTGATACTTGGAGCTCCCTTCTGGACTGGTGTATTC TACATCATCTCAGGATCTCTCTCCGTCGCCGCGGACAGGACTCCCAGGATCAGCCTG GTAAAGGGGACCTTAGCCATGAATGTCCTGAGCAGCATTGCAGCGGGAATCGGAATAATCATTTACCTGGTCGACCTGGCTGTGTGGAGCCGGTGTAAATCCTACCCACACCATTCCTCTGGCAGAGACGATGATTCCGCCGTGCTGTTCAAT AGCGCAGCTCAAGGGCTGAAGTCTGTCTTGCTGCTTTTCACAATCCTGGAGTTTTGTGTGGCGATCTCGGTTTCTGCTTTCGGCTGCAAGGCCGTGTGTCACGGAGCCCAAGATCAAACG cctatGGTTGTCATCCAGAGCACCTGCAACACAGCCAGCGCGCCCTCTGCTGGAGTGCAGAATATCTACAGCCTGGCCGCTCCGCCCTTCAACCCGAGTTACACACCTCTCCCGCCCGACGGGGTGAACCCGCCGCCCTACAAAACCTAA
- the nr2f5 gene encoding nuclear receptor subfamily 2 group F member 5: MAMVVNSWQEGISAGPGSLLPAPAPHCGQDTAGTPIQTPGTPPVSTPGNDSNSGDKTPSVDCMVCGDKSSGKHYGQFTCEGCKSFFKRSVRRNLSYTCRGNRDCPIDQHHRNQCQYCRFKKCLKVGMRREAVQRGRMSNSQTSPGQYLSNGSDPYNGQAYLSGFISLLLRAEPYPTSRYGTQCMQTNNLMGIENICELAARLLFSAVEWAKNIPFFPDLQLADQVSLLRMTWSELFVLNAAQCSMPLHVAPLLAAAGLHASPMPADRVVAFMDHIRVFQEQVEKLKTLQVDTAEYCCLKALVLFTSDAVGLSDVAHVESIQEKCQCALEEYVRNQYPSQPNRFGRLLLRLPSLRIVSSPVIEQLFFVRLVGKTPIETLLRDMLLSGSSFNWPYIPMQRDRDRALALHYNETGH, translated from the exons ATGGCAATGGTAGTGAATTCTTGGCAAGAAGGCATCTCCGCGGGTCCCGGCTCCCTGCTCCCAGCCCCCGCCCCGCACTGCGGCCAGGACACCGCGGGGACCCCCATCCAAACCCCGGGCACCCCGCCTGTTTCCACGCCGGGCAATGACTCCAATTCCGGGGACAAGACCCCCAGTGTGGACTGCATGGTGTGCGGAGACAAGTCGAGCGGCAAGCACTACGGGCAGTTTACCTGCGAGGGCTGCAAGAGTTTCTTCAAGCGTTCCGTGAGGCGGAACCTGAGCTACACTTGCCGGGGAAACCGAGACTGCCCCATCGACCAGCATCACCGCAACCAGTGCCAGTACTGCCGCTTTAAGAAGTGCCTCAAAGTGGGCATGAGGAGAGAAG CTGTCCAGCGTGGCCGGATGTCCAACTCCCAGACCAGCCCAGGACAGTACTTGAGCAACGGCAGTGACCCCTACAATGGCCAGGCCTACCTGTCGGGGTTCATCTCCCTGCTCCTTCGGGCCGAGCCGTACCCCACCTCCCGCTACGGGACCCAGTGCATGCAGACCAACAACCTGATGGGCATCGAGAATATCTGTGAGCTAGCGGCCCGGCTGCTCTTCAGCGCTGTGGAGTGGGCGAAAAACATCCCCTTCTTCCCAGACCTGCAACTCGCAGACCAG GTGTCTCTGTTGAGGATGACCTGGAGCGAGCTGTTCGTTCTGAACGCCGCGCAGTGCTCCATGCCCCTCCACGTGGCCCCCCTGCTGGCCGCGGCCGGCCTCCACGCCTCCCCCATGCCCGCGGACCGGGTTGTGGCTTTCATGGATCACATCCGGGTCTTTCAGGAGCAGGTGGAGAAGCTGAAGACACTGCAGGTGGACACGGCCGAGTATTGCTGCCTGAAAGCCCTCGTTCTCTTCACCTCCG ACGCAGTGGGCCTCTCTGACGTGGCGCACGTGGAAAGCATCCAGGAGAAGTGCCAGTGCGCTCTGGAGGAGTACGTGCGGAACCAGTACCCGAGCCAGCCCAACAGGTTCGGACGTCTGCTTCTGAGGCTGCCCTCCCTGCGCATCGTCTCCTCCCCCGTCATCGAGCAGCTGTTCTTCGTGCGGCTGGTGGGGAAGACCCCCATCGAGACCCTCCTGAGGGACATGCTCCTCTCGGGATCCAGCTTCAACTGGCCCTACATCCCCATGCAGCGGGACCGGGACCGGGCCCTGGCGCTGCATTACAACGAGACAGGCCACTGA